A window of Saccharomyces paradoxus chromosome XI, complete sequence contains these coding sequences:
- the CSE4 gene encoding centromeric DNA-binding histone H3-like protein CSE4 (Centromere protein that resembles histone H3~similar to YKL049C), with product MSSKQQWASSAIQSDSSGRSLSNVNRLAGDQQSINDRALSLLQRTRARKNLLPRREERRRYESSKNDLDFETDYEDQAGNLETETENEEEAGMKTKAPISARTHSYALDRYVRQKRREKQRKQGLKRVEKRYSPSELALYEIRKYQRSTDLLISKIPFARLVKEVTDEFTTKDQDLRWQSMAIMALQEASEAYLVGLLEHTNLLALHAKRITIMKKDMQLARRIRGQFI from the coding sequence ATGTCAAGTAAACAGCAATGGGCTAGTTCTGCTATTCAAAGTGATTCGAGTGGAAGATCACTCAGTAATGTCAACAGGCTTGCAGGAGACCAGCAGTCTATTAACGATCGTGCGTTATCGTTACTGCAAAGGACGAGAGCAAGAAAGAACTTACTACCcagaagagaagaaagaaggcGTTATGAGAGCTCAAAAAATGACCTagattttgaaacagaCTACGAAGACCAAGCAGGTAATCTGGAAACTGAAACAgagaatgaagaagaagctgGAATGAAAACCAAGGCACCAATATCCGCCCGAACTCATTCGTATGCTTTAGACAGATACGTTAGGCagaaaagaagggaaaagcaaagaaagcAGGGCTTGAAGCGTGTCGAAAAGAGATATAGTCCTAGTGAATTAGCTCTGTACGAAATTCGAAAATATCAACGTTCTACAGATTTAttaatttccaaaattccATTTGCAAGGCTAGTGAAAGAGGTTACAGATGAGTTTACAACCAAAGATCAAGATTTACGTTGGCAGTCAATGGCGATTATGGCGCTGCAGGAGGCAAGTGAAGCATACTTAGTAGGGTTACTGGAACATACCAACCTCTTGGCGTTGCATGCGAAAAGAATAACtataatgaagaaagataTGCAACTAGCAAGAAGAATCAGGGGACAGTTCATTTAG